A segment of the Pseudoalteromonas piscicida genome:
TAGCATTAAAATTCGGTTTAGTGGATTTACCAACTAAGCGAAAGAAGCACCAAGGAGCGATACCGTTGATTGGAGGTATCGCTATATCGTTTGCTTCTGCGGCTTGCATATTATTGTTTTTACCGATTTCATCATCAATAACTGCTTATTTGATAAGTGCTTTAGTTATTGTGGTTTTGGGTGTCGTGGATGACTATAAAGATCTTGATGCTAAATTTAGATTATTGATCCAGACAGTTGTTGCGCTCACAATGATGTATGGCTCTGGTGTATATATAGAGAATTTGGGTAACTTATTCACTGTAGGTGAGCTGAATCTAGGCTGGGGTGGAATTGCCTTTACAGTTGTAGCTGTTATCGCATGTATCAATGCATTCAATATGATAGATGGTATTGATGGGTTAGCTGGCTCTTTAAGTATTGTTACTTTCAGCTCGATATTTATATTGATGTGGTTGAACGGGAATCAAGATTTACAGTATGTTCCTCTTATCTTGGTCTCAAGCTTAGTTCCTTATCTTGCATTTAATGTTGGTGTTATTGGCCATAATCGTAGGAAGATCTTTATGGGAGATGCCGGTTCAATGTTTATTGGCCTCTCAGTGATCTGGTTTTTAATGATGGGAAGCCAAAAAACAGAGCAAGACTTTAGACCTGTTACTGCATTGTGGATCATAGCTGTTCCTTTGATGGACATGGTCGCCATTATTTATCGCAGGCTCAGAAAAGGGCAATCACCTCTCACCGCTGATAGAGACCATTTACATCATATCTTTTTGCGATTTGGTCTTAACGCAAGACAATCTTTATACGTTATAGTCACTTTTTCTGTAGTTATGAGCACTTTAGGTATTATTGGGGAAACTTTTGCTGTACCTGAAAGTCTGATGCTTGCGGGTTTCTTTGGTATTTTCTTGGGGTATACTTGGTGCCTTCAGCATTGTTGGCGCATTGCGAGAACAGTAAGAAAGCTAAGAGTTGGCTATTTACGCAATAAACGAAATAAATTTTAGGTAGTGTGAATTATGAAAAATAAACAAGATGGTTTTACTATGATGGAACTACTGATAGTTATCGTCATTTTAGGTCTTTTAATGTCACTTGTTGCACCAAAGTTTTTTGCCCAGTTGAGTTCGTCTGAGCGGAAAATCGCTGCCGCTCAAATGTCCGCTTTTGAAACTGCATTAGATACATACAGGTTAGACGTTGGAAGTTATCCTTCAAAATTGGAAGAGTTACGGAGTAGTTCGAATAAACGCTGGAACGGCCCTTATCTTCCGAAAGCGATACCAAACGACCCTTGGGGCAATGCGTATGTCTACAAGCTATCCGGTGAAGGTGAAACTCCTTACTTACTCAAGTCACTTGGTGCTGATGGCCAAGAGGGTGGTGAAGGTAAGAACGAAGATATAGTGCATATGTAATATGGAATCTATCTTAGTTAACCAATATGATGTTAGTCCAACAGATTTGGCTAATGCAAAACAATATCAGAAAAAGTTTGGCGGTAGAATCGAGAATATTCTAGTGAATATGGGGAGCTTGTCAGAAGATCAGTTGCCGCATATTATAAGCCTGTCACTAGATTTACCACTGTTTGATATATCTTTTTTAGATACTTTGAG
Coding sequences within it:
- the wecA gene encoding UDP-N-acetylglucosamine--undecaprenyl-phosphate N-acetylglucosaminephosphotransferase, whose product is MGLEYLVIVCAVALSYLSIFATTPIALKFGLVDLPTKRKKHQGAIPLIGGIAISFASAACILLFLPISSSITAYLISALVIVVLGVVDDYKDLDAKFRLLIQTVVALTMMYGSGVYIENLGNLFTVGELNLGWGGIAFTVVAVIACINAFNMIDGIDGLAGSLSIVTFSSIFILMWLNGNQDLQYVPLILVSSLVPYLAFNVGVIGHNRRKIFMGDAGSMFIGLSVIWFLMMGSQKTEQDFRPVTALWIIAVPLMDMVAIIYRRLRKGQSPLTADRDHLHHIFLRFGLNARQSLYVIVTFSVVMSTLGIIGETFAVPESLMLAGFFGIFLGYTWCLQHCWRIARTVRKLRVGYLRNKRNKF
- the gspG gene encoding type II secretion system major pseudopilin GspG — translated: MKNKQDGFTMMELLIVIVILGLLMSLVAPKFFAQLSSSERKIAAAQMSAFETALDTYRLDVGSYPSKLEELRSSSNKRWNGPYLPKAIPNDPWGNAYVYKLSGEGETPYLLKSLGADGQEGGEGKNEDIVHM